A DNA window from Camelina sativa cultivar DH55 chromosome 17, Cs, whole genome shotgun sequence contains the following coding sequences:
- the LOC104756770 gene encoding LOW QUALITY PROTEIN: uncharacterized protein At1g24010-like (The sequence of the model RefSeq protein was modified relative to this genomic sequence to represent the inferred CDS: inserted 1 base in 1 codon) — translation MTLHGYLSTDFYIKSPANEFFETCIDILDLPKCSVTEEIEAVPSEKXKTTFRIEGFQVSEWYESLKGKIIHNVSTWQNLDGYKKLEGTMTIIHVEDNNLDRGIFTVKYEKISSNIEDPKSIVSTFVDFFTEMDEFLLEPIN, via the exons ATGACACTACATGGATATTTGTCTACTGATTTTTACATAAAGTCTCCGGCGAACGAATTCTTTGAAACATGCATCGACATACTAGATCTCCCTAAATGCAGTG TCACGGAGGAGATTGAGGCTGTACCTTCGGAGA AAAAAACTACGTTTAGAATCGAAGGCTTTCAAGTCTCGGAGTGGTACGAGTCGCTCAAAGGAAAAATCATCCATAACGTGTCCACGTGGCAAAACCTGGATGGGTACAAGAAGCTTGAAGGAACCATGACCATCATTCATGTGGAAGACAATAACCTTGACCGTGGGATATTCACTGTAAAGTACGAGAAGATCAGCTCTAACATCGAAGATCCAAAATCCATCGTGAGCACGTTTGTTGATTTCTTTACGGAGATGGATGAGTTTCTTCTTGAACCTATTAATTAG